The sequence CCGTTTCGGCGTTGATGGTCTCGGTGATGAATGGCCGTCGTATGGGTGGCGGGTTCATGATGGCCCCGGATGGCGACCCGGAAGATGGGCTGTTTACCCTGTGCATTGCCCAGGAAGTCAGCAAGTTGGGGATTTTAAAATTGATCCCGCGGTTCTTGGCTGGGACGCAGGCCGAAGATCCGGCGGTATTATTCAGGGATTCGGCGCGGGTGCAGGTGACCGCCCTCGAGGGGGTACTGCCCACCCACGCGGATGGGGAGACGGTCAGCACTGAGGGGCGGGAACTGCTGATTGAACTGTTGCCAGCCTCGCTGGAGGTTTTGACTCCCCGATGAGCGGGTTTTCCCCTTCGTTGAAATTTAAAGTAGTAACGGCTGCCGTCCACGGTTGGACGAATCTGGTCTGCCGGGTGGATGATGCGGAAATGGCGCGAATTCCCGCCGAGGGGCCGCTGATTATCATCAGCAACCACATTAATTTTCTCGAAGCTCCGGTGCTGTATACGCGCTTGCGTCCGCGCCCCACGACTGGTTTTGCCAAAATCGAGAGTTGGGAGAAGTCGCTGTTGGCCTGGCTGTTCAACACCTGGGGCATTATTCCCATTCGGCGCGGCGAGGCCGATATGAAGGCCCTGCGCCGCGGGGTGGCCGCGTTGAAAGAAGGCTATTTCTTGGCGGTGGCTCCCGAAGGCACACGCAGTTACGACGGGTGTTTGGGCAAAGCCCACGCCGGTGCGGTAACACTGGCCCTATTGAGCGGCGCGCCGTTGCTGCCAATTGCGCATTATGGCGCCGAAAATTTTAGCGCCAATATTTCGCGGCTGCGGCGCACCGATTTCAATATTCGGGTGGGGCGCCCCTTTATGCTCGATGCTGGTGAGGCGCGGGTAAACCGTGAAGTCCGCCAGCAGATGACCGCTGAGATAATGTATCAGTTGGCCGCGTTAATGCCCGCTGAATATCGCGGCGAGTATGCCGATATGACGCAGGCAACGCAAGATTATTTGAGATTCAGCATATAATGGAACGCGGATACTCTAAAGGGCACACGCGGCGCGAATTGGGCAAATTTATGTGGATCAAAAAAAGATTCCATTGCAAAGAATTCGCGAAAATTGGTCAAATTGTAGTGGTCAGAATGATATAGAACACTTGCTTTTGTCATTCTCCCGAAGGACATCGGGACGATGTGAGGAGCAAAGCGACGAAGAATCCCTGGCATAGTGTGTCATTTATGTCTGTGCAGGCTTATTGTTACTGATCTCTGCAGGGATTCTTCGCTCCGCTCAGAATGACATCCTTGTTCGTTATCCTTTTGATTCGAACAAAAAATCGGTTAA comes from Chloroflexota bacterium and encodes:
- a CDS encoding 1-acyl-sn-glycerol-3-phosphate acyltransferase — encoded protein: MSGFSPSLKFKVVTAAVHGWTNLVCRVDDAEMARIPAEGPLIIISNHINFLEAPVLYTRLRPRPTTGFAKIESWEKSLLAWLFNTWGIIPIRRGEADMKALRRGVAALKEGYFLAVAPEGTRSYDGCLGKAHAGAVTLALLSGAPLLPIAHYGAENFSANISRLRRTDFNIRVGRPFMLDAGEARVNREVRQQMTAEIMYQLAALMPAEYRGEYADMTQATQDYLRFSI